One genomic region from Listeria monocytogenes encodes:
- a CDS encoding response regulator transcription factor, with protein MVKILVVDDEASIVTLLQFNIEKAGFEVVTAEDGRTGYELALSEKPDLIVLDLMLPEMDGIEVTKKLRQDKVNVPILMLTAKDEELDKIIGLELGADDYMTKPFSPREVVARIKAILRRTEGKAEIIEELTEDVEAAILIGDLKILPDSYEVYLQDDLLDLTPKEFELLLFLANHRGKVFSRDQLLDTVWNYDYVGETRIVDVHVSHLRDKIELDTKQPKYIKTIRGFGYKMENVK; from the coding sequence TTGGTAAAAATTCTTGTAGTTGATGATGAAGCTTCTATTGTTACCTTGCTACAATTTAATATTGAAAAAGCAGGATTTGAAGTGGTGACAGCTGAAGATGGTAGAACTGGGTATGAGCTCGCTTTGTCCGAAAAGCCAGATTTAATTGTGCTTGATTTAATGCTTCCTGAGATGGACGGAATCGAAGTAACAAAAAAACTTCGTCAAGATAAAGTAAATGTACCAATTTTAATGTTAACAGCAAAAGATGAAGAGTTAGATAAAATTATTGGACTTGAACTTGGAGCAGATGATTATATGACTAAGCCTTTTAGTCCAAGAGAAGTAGTGGCGAGAATTAAAGCTATCCTGCGTCGAACAGAAGGAAAAGCAGAAATAATAGAAGAATTAACCGAAGATGTGGAAGCCGCTATATTAATTGGTGATTTGAAAATTTTGCCAGATAGTTACGAAGTGTATTTACAAGATGATTTACTTGACCTAACACCGAAAGAATTTGAGTTGTTATTATTCCTGGCGAATCATCGTGGCAAAGTTTTCTCTAGAGACCAATTGCTCGATACTGTCTGGAACTATGATTACGTTGGCGAAACCCGAATTGTAGACGTTCATGTTAGCCATTTGCGCGATAAAATCGAACTAGATACGAAACAACCTAAATATATCAAAACAATTCGTGGCTTCGGTTATAAAATGGAGAACGTAAAATAA